A part of Lacibacter sp. H407 genomic DNA contains:
- a CDS encoding helix-turn-helix transcriptional regulator translates to MRRFLQKYKQILLYAALMVGILIVLQLLQYKLVLINHSHELYILSIAVVFTGLGIWLALKLIKPKTEIQTVVVEKHVYLQELSPAELEAMEKEKQKLGLSNREMEVLQLMAEGLSNQEIAERLFLSLPTVKTHSSKLFEKLDVKRRTQAVEKARQLKLIA, encoded by the coding sequence ATGCGTCGTTTTCTACAGAAATACAAACAGATACTGCTTTATGCTGCATTAATGGTTGGCATTTTGATCGTATTGCAGTTGCTGCAGTACAAGCTGGTGCTCATCAATCATTCCCACGAACTCTATATTCTCAGTATTGCTGTTGTGTTTACCGGCCTTGGTATTTGGCTGGCGTTAAAACTCATCAAACCAAAAACCGAAATACAAACGGTGGTGGTGGAAAAGCATGTGTATCTCCAGGAACTCTCACCCGCAGAACTGGAAGCAATGGAGAAAGAAAAACAAAAGCTTGGCTTAAGCAACCGGGAAATGGAAGTATTGCAACTGATGGCCGAAGGGTTGAGCAACCAGGAAATTGCGGAGCGTTTATTTCTGTCGCTTCCAACAGTGAAAACACATTCATCGAAATTATTTGAAAAGCTGGATGTAAAACGAAGAACACAGGCAGTTGAAAAAGCAAGACAGTTGAAATTGATTGCCTGA
- a CDS encoding DUF4199 domain-containing protein, which yields MKKNVLVFGLISGLVVSTLMAISMVTMYNNPDAGHGGGSMIIGYLSMLVAFSLIFVAVKNYRDKQNGGVISFGKAFKMGLLIALIGSTMYVIMWALLYNFYMPDFMDRYCAQMIENAKPTSSPAKIQELTEQMNTQKEMYKNPLFFVLFTYFEIFPVGLIVSLITALILKKKNATKVAA from the coding sequence ATGAAAAAGAATGTACTTGTATTTGGATTGATCTCAGGATTGGTTGTTTCCACGCTTATGGCCATCAGCATGGTTACGATGTATAACAATCCCGATGCTGGTCATGGAGGCGGTTCCATGATCATCGGGTACCTGAGTATGCTCGTTGCCTTCTCCTTAATTTTCGTGGCGGTAAAAAATTATCGTGATAAACAAAACGGTGGTGTTATCAGTTTTGGCAAAGCCTTTAAGATGGGGTTGTTGATTGCATTGATCGGCTCTACGATGTATGTGATCATGTGGGCATTGCTCTACAATTTTTATATGCCCGATTTTATGGATCGCTATTGTGCGCAGATGATTGAAAATGCAAAACCAACCTCCTCTCCCGCCAAAATACAGGAACTGACCGAACAGATGAATACACAAAAGGAGATGTATAAGAACCCGTTGTTCTTTGTGCTCTTTACCTATTTTGAAATTTTTCCAGTGGGGTTGATTGTCTCGTTGATCACTGCATTGATCTTAAAGAAGAAGAACGCAACCAAGGTTGCTGCATAA
- a CDS encoding WD40/YVTN/BNR-like repeat-containing protein: MRIIALAVSALLCLSATAQIKNEHFKNLKPRNIGPAGMSGRVTAIDALYSNPDVIFVGAASGGVWKTGNGGATWAPLFDEQPLLNIGSLKIQQSNPDVIWVGTGEGNPRNSLNLGDGVFKTLDGGKTWKRMGLEKTRNIHRILIDPNNPDVVYAGAIGNPYGIHSERGVFKTTNGGATWERVLYTNDTSGCAELVMDPSNPNKLIANMWQHQRKQYNFNSGGPGSGLYITVDGGKNWKKLGKENGLPDGPIGRIGIAFAASQPSRVYAKVEATKNGLYKSDDGGFTWSLVNSDPAQITDRPFYYQEIYVDPKNENRIYDIHSTVTYSEDGGKSFNTLIPYNGIHPDHHAWWIHPTNSNIIIEGNDGGIGISKDRGASWRFDEQLPFGQFYHINVDNEIPYNVMGGLQDNGSWRGPAYTWVNGGIRNYYWESLWGGDGFDVVPDPEDSKWVYAMSQGGNVGRYNFTTGQRETIKPPAPDAKIKMRFNWNSGIALDPFDSKTVYFGSQFLHKSTDKGTTWQIISPDLTTNNPEEQKEETGGLTLDITGAENFNTIMAIAPSAKNKEVIWVGTDDGNVQLTKDGGKTWTNFRGKIPGMNAGAWITQVHASRYNEAEAFVVSNDYRRGDFSITIFRTKDFGKTWENILANKGLKGYALCMIQDPVQPNLIFVGTEHGLWVSYDNAKTFAQWTNGYPSVSTYDLAIQEREADLVIATFGRALWIMDDIRPLRAMAAANGAVPTKKITAIEPPVAYQAQYRNAPGYEWSTWGLYEGENRRRGAAISFFVKPEATASAKADTAIVKIYDAQNNHLRTLRAAAGPGLNRFYWGFETKGTRQPGQPKPRPNAPEQGGGWQVFPGTYKAVITLGKESDSTMITVKDDPRIEVKKEVYEAKKKMMDRIQQSADKLTAALDKIADAEETMTKIETSLRGVEGKEADSLRKAGVAMRAEIKKIRETISGRSAENRQGITRFADRTTNTALQGARSEIMGKIAAPTAQTERLVVEAETAVNNSVNAINEFISGKWAGYRKLAEATPIKFFKD, from the coding sequence ATGAGAATAATCGCTCTGGCCGTTTCGGCCTTGTTGTGTCTTTCTGCCACAGCACAAATTAAAAATGAACATTTTAAGAACCTGAAACCCCGCAACATCGGCCCGGCCGGTATGAGTGGACGGGTAACCGCAATTGATGCACTGTACAGTAACCCCGACGTGATTTTTGTGGGAGCTGCCAGCGGTGGTGTTTGGAAAACAGGCAATGGCGGTGCCACCTGGGCTCCTTTGTTTGATGAGCAGCCACTGCTGAATATCGGTTCGCTCAAAATTCAGCAAAGTAACCCGGATGTAATTTGGGTAGGTACTGGTGAAGGAAACCCCCGCAACTCTCTCAACCTTGGCGATGGTGTATTTAAAACCCTCGACGGTGGTAAAACATGGAAACGTATGGGGCTAGAGAAAACAAGAAATATCCATCGTATCCTAATCGATCCAAACAATCCTGATGTGGTGTATGCCGGTGCTATTGGTAACCCTTATGGCATCCACAGCGAACGTGGTGTATTTAAAACGACAAACGGTGGCGCTACTTGGGAGCGTGTGTTATATACAAACGATACAAGTGGTTGTGCCGAACTGGTGATGGATCCTTCCAATCCCAATAAACTCATCGCCAACATGTGGCAACACCAACGTAAGCAATACAACTTTAACAGCGGCGGCCCCGGCAGCGGTTTATATATTACGGTGGACGGTGGAAAAAACTGGAAAAAGTTAGGAAAAGAAAATGGATTGCCTGATGGACCGATTGGCCGTATCGGTATTGCCTTTGCAGCAAGTCAACCTTCACGGGTATATGCAAAAGTAGAAGCTACAAAAAACGGTTTGTATAAAAGTGATGATGGCGGATTTACCTGGAGTTTGGTGAACAGCGATCCGGCACAGATCACTGATCGACCGTTCTACTATCAGGAAATTTATGTAGATCCAAAAAATGAAAATCGTATTTATGATATTCATTCAACTGTAACGTATAGTGAAGATGGTGGAAAGAGTTTCAACACATTGATTCCTTACAATGGTATTCATCCTGATCACCATGCCTGGTGGATCCATCCAACCAATTCCAATATTATCATTGAAGGAAATGATGGTGGTATCGGCATCAGTAAAGATCGTGGTGCAAGCTGGCGCTTTGATGAGCAATTACCTTTTGGTCAGTTCTATCATATTAATGTAGATAACGAAATCCCTTACAATGTAATGGGTGGTTTGCAGGATAATGGTAGCTGGAGAGGCCCTGCCTACACATGGGTGAACGGCGGTATCCGCAACTACTATTGGGAAAGTTTGTGGGGAGGTGATGGTTTTGACGTGGTGCCCGATCCGGAAGACAGTAAGTGGGTCTATGCCATGAGCCAAGGCGGAAATGTTGGTCGCTATAATTTCACAACCGGTCAGCGTGAAACCATTAAGCCACCTGCACCTGATGCAAAAATCAAAATGCGTTTTAACTGGAACAGTGGTATTGCATTGGATCCATTCGACAGCAAAACCGTTTACTTCGGTTCACAGTTTTTGCATAAGAGTACTGATAAAGGAACTACCTGGCAGATCATTTCCCCCGACCTCACCACCAATAATCCGGAAGAACAAAAAGAAGAAACCGGTGGTCTGACCTTGGATATTACCGGTGCTGAAAATTTCAACACCATTATGGCCATTGCACCATCTGCAAAAAATAAAGAAGTGATTTGGGTGGGTACTGATGATGGCAATGTGCAGCTGACAAAAGATGGCGGTAAAACATGGACCAACTTCCGCGGAAAAATTCCGGGTATGAATGCTGGCGCATGGATCACACAAGTACATGCAAGCCGTTATAACGAAGCGGAAGCATTTGTTGTAAGTAACGATTACCGCCGTGGAGATTTCAGCATTACTATTTTCCGCACAAAAGATTTTGGGAAAACATGGGAAAATATTCTGGCGAATAAAGGATTGAAAGGTTATGCACTTTGTATGATCCAGGATCCCGTACAACCCAATTTGATTTTTGTGGGTACTGAACATGGTTTGTGGGTGAGCTACGATAATGCAAAAACATTTGCACAATGGACCAATGGTTATCCTTCAGTATCAACCTACGACTTAGCGATTCAGGAACGTGAAGCAGATCTGGTCATCGCAACTTTTGGTCGTGCATTATGGATCATGGATGATATCCGTCCGCTACGTGCTATGGCGGCTGCTAACGGCGCCGTACCAACGAAAAAAATCACTGCGATTGAACCGCCTGTTGCCTACCAGGCACAATACCGCAATGCTCCCGGTTACGAATGGAGCACATGGGGTTTGTATGAAGGTGAAAACAGAAGAAGAGGCGCAGCCATTTCCTTCTTTGTAAAACCGGAAGCAACTGCTTCTGCTAAAGCAGATACAGCCATCGTAAAAATTTATGATGCACAGAATAATCATCTGCGTACGTTACGTGCAGCAGCAGGTCCCGGCCTGAACCGTTTTTATTGGGGATTTGAAACAAAAGGTACACGTCAGCCCGGTCAACCAAAACCAAGACCGAACGCTCCCGAGCAAGGCGGTGGCTGGCAAGTGTTCCCCGGCACTTACAAAGCTGTGATCACATTAGGAAAGGAAAGTGATTCAACGATGATAACCGTAAAAGATGATCCACGTATTGAAGTGAAGAAAGAAGTGTATGAAGCCAAGAAAAAAATGATGGATCGCATCCAGCAAAGTGCTGATAAGTTAACGGCTGCTTTAGATAAAATAGCTGATGCAGAAGAAACCATGACGAAGATCGAAACATCGTTGCGTGGTGTGGAAGGAAAAGAAGCAGATAGTTTACGCAAAGCAGGTGTTGCCATGCGTGCAGAAATTAAAAAGATCCGTGAAACAATTTCAGGTCGTAGCGCTGAAAACAGACAGGGTATTACACGTTTTGCAGACAGAACAACCAATACTGCATTGCAAGGTGCCCGTTCAGAAATCATGGGAAAGATCGCTGCACCTACTGCACAAACAGAACGTTTAGTTGTGGAAGCTGAAACAGCAGTGAACAACAGTGTGAATGCGATCAACGAATTCATCAGTGGTAAATGGGCCGGCTACCGCAAACTGGCAGAAGCTACCCCGATCAAGTTTTTTAAAGATTGA
- a CDS encoding YceI family protein — MKHFFLSVVAIGSFVVMAAFLPKENTNNNQQPSANVQTPTKWTLDRSHSNLKFTVTHMVVSETEGSFKIFDGTVEHTKADMSDAKINFSVDMNSINTENENRDKHLKSDDFFNAEKFPTATFVGTSFKPLGDNKYELVGNLTIRDVTKSVKFAVRFGGIATSTRGDKAGFKATTTINRFDYNLKWDRATEAGGLVVGKDVDVTVLLEMNKAK, encoded by the coding sequence ATGAAACATTTCTTTTTATCAGTAGTTGCCATTGGTTCTTTCGTTGTAATGGCGGCTTTTCTTCCGAAGGAAAACACAAACAACAATCAACAGCCTTCAGCGAATGTGCAAACACCTACAAAGTGGACGCTGGACAGATCACACTCAAACCTGAAGTTTACGGTAACACATATGGTGGTTTCTGAAACAGAAGGATCTTTTAAAATCTTCGACGGTACGGTTGAACATACAAAAGCCGACATGAGTGATGCGAAGATCAATTTTTCGGTTGATATGAATTCGATCAACACGGAGAATGAAAATCGTGACAAACATTTGAAGAGCGATGATTTTTTCAATGCAGAGAAATTTCCAACTGCAACATTTGTTGGCACATCATTCAAACCACTTGGTGATAATAAATATGAGCTGGTTGGTAACCTTACAATACGTGATGTAACCAAGAGTGTGAAGTTTGCAGTACGATTTGGTGGCATTGCTACCAGCACACGTGGCGATAAAGCAGGTTTTAAAGCAACAACAACTATCAACCGTTTTGATTATAACTTAAAATGGGACCGTGCAACAGAAGCAGGTGGACTTGTTGTAGGAAAAGATGTGGATGTTACAGTTTTACTCGAAATGAATAAAGCAAAGTAA